A genomic segment from Halomonas sp. GD1P12 encodes:
- the nfi gene encoding deoxyribonuclease V (cleaves DNA at apurinic or apyrimidinic sites) gives MQAPLHDWNLEPRAAVALQGELAKRLESSDRIDDVDLIAGVDIGFEDQGATTRAAVVLLKWDAGKAPALEVVEQVVHREPTRMPYVPGLLSFREIPAALGAFARLSQFPQLVMVDGQGIAHPRRLGVAAHLGLWLDLPTIGVAKSRLYGRFEEVGSERGDYSPLTAKGETLGVVLRSRQNVKPIFVSPGHRVSVDTALGWVLRCLGRTKLPEPTRLADRLASRRDEKRRLR, from the coding sequence ATGCAGGCACCGCTACACGACTGGAATCTCGAGCCCCGGGCCGCCGTTGCGCTGCAAGGCGAGCTTGCCAAACGGCTGGAATCCAGCGATCGTATCGACGACGTCGACCTCATTGCTGGCGTCGATATCGGCTTCGAGGACCAGGGCGCTACCACCCGAGCCGCGGTGGTGCTGCTGAAGTGGGACGCCGGCAAGGCGCCGGCGTTGGAGGTGGTCGAGCAGGTCGTTCATCGCGAGCCGACCCGCATGCCCTACGTGCCCGGGCTTTTGTCGTTTCGTGAAATTCCCGCCGCCCTGGGTGCTTTTGCCAGGCTTTCGCAATTCCCGCAGCTGGTCATGGTCGACGGGCAGGGCATCGCCCATCCCAGAAGGCTGGGTGTGGCCGCCCACCTGGGGCTCTGGCTCGACCTGCCCACCATCGGCGTCGCCAAGTCGCGCCTTTACGGGCGCTTTGAAGAGGTGGGCAGCGAGCGCGGCGACTACAGCCCGCTGACGGCCAAAGGCGAAACACTGGGGGTCGTGCTTCGCTCGCGACAAAACGTCAAGCCGATTTTCGTATCCCCTGGCCACCGCGTGTCGGTCGACACCGCCCTTGGCTGGGTACTGCGCTGTTTGGGTCGCACCAAGCTGCCTGAGCCTACCCGGCTTGCCGACCGGCTCGCTTCCAGGCGCGACGAGAAGCGCCGCTTGCGCTGA
- a CDS encoding glutamine amidotransferase: MPLVLIVKTGDAFPEVVEQHGDFGALFERPLTRGNPALTVKVWDPRVEPDAPELDGLDAIVITGSNSMISDAEPWSEALKPWLRAARARDIAMLGVCYGHQLMAEAFGGEGGDHPNGREAGTFEIERNEASNADPLFSQLPTRFMAHLTHGQTVLKAPEDGVVLAYNDHDHHQAIRYGTRLWSVQFHPEFNADILRAYLERVKDALIDQGDDVSELINRIRETPEASSLLERFSRLL; encoded by the coding sequence ATGCCCCTAGTATTGATCGTAAAAACCGGCGACGCTTTTCCCGAAGTCGTCGAACAGCACGGTGATTTCGGTGCGCTCTTTGAGCGGCCGCTCACGCGCGGCAACCCCGCCCTCACCGTCAAGGTGTGGGACCCACGCGTCGAGCCCGACGCGCCGGAACTCGACGGCCTCGACGCCATCGTGATTACCGGCTCCAACAGCATGATCAGTGACGCCGAGCCCTGGAGCGAAGCGCTCAAACCCTGGCTGCGAGCGGCGCGAGCGCGCGATATCGCCATGCTCGGCGTCTGCTATGGCCACCAGCTCATGGCCGAGGCGTTCGGCGGCGAGGGCGGCGATCATCCGAATGGTCGCGAAGCGGGCACCTTCGAGATCGAGCGTAACGAAGCCTCCAACGCCGATCCGCTCTTTAGTCAGCTCCCTACCCGCTTCATGGCGCACCTGACCCATGGCCAAACGGTGCTTAAAGCACCGGAAGACGGCGTCGTGCTGGCCTATAACGACCACGACCATCACCAGGCGATTCGCTATGGTACCCGCCTGTGGAGCGTTCAGTTTCATCCGGAATTCAACGCCGACATCCTGCGCGCCTACCTCGAGCGCGTGAAAGACGCGCTGATCGACCAGGGCGACGACGTCAGCGAGCTGATCAACCGCATCCGCGAAACGCCCGAGGCGTCCAGCCTGCTCGAACGCTTCAGCCGGCTGCTGTAG
- the tpx gene encoding thiol peroxidase, giving the protein MQQITRGGAPMDVAGELPPAGAKAPSMTLTNRDLEDVTLESFAGKRKVLNIIPSIDTPTCATSTRHFNELASSLPDTVVLVVSADLPFAAVRFCGAEGLDNVETLSTFRHPAFLERWGVALTNSPMQGLCARAVVVLDQHDTVLHSELVSELKHEPDYDAAIAALKA; this is encoded by the coding sequence ATGCAGCAAATCACACGAGGCGGCGCGCCGATGGACGTGGCCGGCGAACTCCCCCCAGCCGGCGCCAAAGCGCCCTCAATGACGTTGACCAACCGCGATCTCGAGGACGTGACGCTTGAAAGCTTCGCTGGCAAGCGCAAGGTGCTCAACATCATTCCGAGCATCGACACGCCCACCTGTGCGACCTCGACGCGCCACTTCAACGAGCTGGCCTCGAGCCTGCCGGACACGGTCGTGCTGGTGGTCTCCGCCGACCTGCCCTTTGCCGCGGTGCGCTTTTGCGGGGCCGAGGGGCTCGACAACGTCGAGACGCTGTCGACCTTTCGTCATCCGGCGTTTCTCGAGCGCTGGGGCGTGGCGCTGACCAACAGCCCGATGCAGGGGCTCTGCGCCCGGGCCGTCGTGGTACTCGACCAGCACGATACCGTACTGCACAGCGAGCTGGTCAGCGAACTCAAGCATGAGCCGGACTACGACGCTGCCATTGCCGCACTCAAGGCTTAA
- a CDS encoding gamma-glutamyl-gamma-aminobutyrate hydrolase family protein encodes MTRPLIGITTSDQKSHLAWWFDWFAVWRHGGKPVRLSPSRPRPEALDGLIIGGGDDIQAHLYGGEVQLNVRLDPARDELELALLARFIPSHTPVLGICRGAQLINVHQGGTLDPDIYTTHEGLKRRRTVLPRKTVDIVTGSKLHGLLNVSWCRVNSLHHQAVNAAGRGINIVARDRDGLVQGIESDNHDFLIGVQWHPEWLIFNRPQQRLISALVKAAKKRRQVLNSNS; translated from the coding sequence ATGACGCGCCCGCTCATTGGCATCACGACTTCCGATCAAAAAAGCCACCTGGCCTGGTGGTTCGACTGGTTCGCCGTTTGGCGCCATGGCGGAAAGCCTGTACGGCTTTCACCGTCGCGCCCGCGGCCCGAGGCGCTGGATGGCCTGATCATCGGCGGCGGCGACGATATCCAGGCGCACCTCTACGGCGGCGAAGTGCAGCTCAACGTCCGCCTGGACCCGGCCCGCGACGAGCTCGAGCTTGCGCTGCTGGCGCGCTTCATTCCAAGCCACACCCCGGTGCTGGGAATCTGCCGTGGCGCGCAGCTGATCAACGTCCACCAGGGCGGCACTCTGGACCCGGACATCTACACCACTCACGAGGGACTCAAGCGACGGCGCACGGTACTGCCCAGAAAAACGGTGGATATCGTCACCGGCAGCAAACTACACGGGCTTTTGAACGTGAGCTGGTGCCGGGTCAATAGCCTTCACCACCAGGCGGTGAACGCGGCTGGGCGCGGCATCAACATCGTTGCCCGCGACCGCGACGGGCTGGTGCAGGGCATCGAATCCGACAACCACGACTTTTTGATCGGCGTACAGTGGCACCCGGAGTGGCTGATTTTCAACCGCCCTCAGCAGCGGCTGATCAGCGCGCTGGTGAAGGCGGCGAAAAAGCGCCGCCAGGTCTTGAATAGTAATTCCTGA
- a CDS encoding amidoligase family protein yields the protein MTLQAPPHRSTRRGQTRRVGVEIEFAGLPPQETAQLVQTLFGGELNVVSPHRLLVRDTRWGTFGIELDTQYAHPDQALVEDAHADDSEWARQQHLRRVEFHRKTRELIGDMVTGLVPTEIVCPPVPWDELEALDKLFKALREKGAKGTDASLLYGFGLHLNPEAAALDVDYLLSMLRAYLLLAQWLRDEIKVDITREVLPHANPFPKEYALKVLDRNYAPDLDGFIDDYLHFNPTRNRELDLLPLFAHLRPEHSHALLHNQLTKPRPTFHYRLPNAELSKPGWGSAVEWNRWAEVEKLAADRQALDARCDEYIARNAQSLTTRLKNTLRRLFKRR from the coding sequence ATGACGCTCCAGGCGCCCCCCCACCGCTCGACCCGCCGCGGCCAAACGCGCCGGGTCGGCGTGGAAATCGAATTTGCGGGGCTGCCTCCGCAAGAGACCGCTCAGCTCGTCCAGACGCTGTTCGGGGGCGAGCTTAACGTGGTCAGCCCGCACAGGCTACTGGTGCGCGACACGCGTTGGGGTACCTTCGGCATCGAACTCGATACCCAGTACGCCCATCCCGACCAGGCGCTAGTCGAGGACGCGCACGCCGACGATAGCGAATGGGCGCGCCAACAACATCTTAGACGCGTCGAGTTTCATCGCAAAACCCGCGAGCTGATTGGCGATATGGTCACGGGGCTCGTGCCCACCGAAATCGTCTGCCCGCCGGTGCCCTGGGACGAGCTCGAAGCGCTCGATAAGCTGTTCAAGGCGCTGCGCGAAAAAGGCGCCAAGGGGACCGACGCCAGCCTGCTTTACGGCTTCGGCCTGCATTTGAACCCGGAAGCCGCCGCGCTCGATGTCGACTACCTGCTCTCGATGCTGCGCGCCTATCTGCTGCTGGCACAGTGGCTGCGCGACGAGATAAAGGTGGACATCACCCGTGAAGTGCTGCCCCACGCCAACCCGTTCCCGAAGGAGTATGCGCTCAAGGTACTCGATCGCAACTACGCGCCAGACCTTGACGGCTTCATCGATGACTACCTGCACTTCAATCCGACACGTAATCGCGAACTGGATCTTTTGCCGCTGTTTGCCCACCTGCGCCCGGAGCATTCTCACGCGCTGTTACACAATCAACTGACCAAACCGCGCCCGACCTTTCACTACCGGCTGCCCAACGCCGAGCTTTCAAAGCCTGGCTGGGGCTCGGCAGTGGAGTGGAACCGGTGGGCCGAGGTCGAAAAGCTCGCCGCCGACCGGCAAGCGCTCGACGCTCGCTGCGACGAGTATATCGCGCGCAATGCTCAGTCCTTGACCACGCGCCTGAAAAACACTCTGCGGCGCTTGTTCAAGCGCCGCTGA
- a CDS encoding mechanosensitive ion channel family protein gives MRKPWLITFVLGIALWALLGLGSAQAQGVSLPGLTGSESSSEEPASVSSDEFQDSLSDVIRLLENEDQRQALLQSLRELQTTSEATEQQSSDRQGLLGALADTLSDIGDQAQSGHSPVDEWSRQLLQGAQDLRALNDGTNQGEAIREIVDAAILAAIWVSLLVAMIAFGRLIATRRDWPLDLPRDPKARLLVAHFFRRMLPWALSFAIVLGIGQLLSASSGRTLVLVVAYICLCGRALSVVFETVIAFFSRGHRFTAVQQLQNQALRGLFLIGALIALGDAVNSVRLVDLLGVELAGLVSVLTNMLAALLAARFIIKFKRPIRHLICNRPYKQRRDASAAVEMVRTLGGLWHIPALLMVGGSLLAIFITVGDVATALARSIVSASLLVVTLVVTGLLRRQAERLTKRRHRRRHSQYRKRLERFGFVLAHLCAWMVFAELSMQVWGGSLFGLGQQAVASARIGQALVSLGATVLIAWLVWIFADTAISRALTSSARSRGRRVNQARAQTITPMIRNVIFVTILIIAVIVGLANIGVNVTPLLAGAGVIGLAIGFGAQTLVQDLITGIFILIEDSLAVDDFVQINSHMGTVEGLTLRTVKLRDLDGVVHIITFSRIESIHNMSRQFGIALMRIRIPYDMRIDDAITLMQETAQELRKDPMMRHYIWSPLEMQGVQGFEDGCPILRMRFRTAPEMQWDVSRAFNLMLKQRMEAQNIDLGVPRLSLSMEPRSQEEIEESAGTDFFMDASGEEPQGPRQRPARPKPAPRPTQAEKRKDERTAQQATSQQTKSQKTKPREQGQPQSEAYASPHGEHGDE, from the coding sequence GTGCGAAAGCCCTGGTTGATCACGTTCGTTTTAGGTATCGCGCTGTGGGCGCTTTTGGGGTTGGGCTCGGCCCAGGCGCAAGGCGTGAGCCTGCCTGGCCTTACCGGCAGCGAAAGCAGCAGCGAAGAGCCGGCCTCGGTCAGCAGCGACGAGTTTCAGGACTCGCTGTCCGATGTCATCAGGCTTTTGGAGAACGAGGACCAGCGCCAGGCGCTTTTGCAATCACTTCGCGAGCTGCAAACCACCTCCGAGGCCACCGAGCAGCAGAGCTCCGACCGCCAGGGCCTTTTGGGGGCGCTGGCGGACACGCTGAGCGATATCGGTGACCAGGCGCAGTCTGGCCACTCCCCGGTAGACGAGTGGTCGCGCCAGCTTTTGCAGGGCGCGCAGGATTTGCGCGCTCTTAACGACGGTACCAACCAGGGTGAGGCGATTCGTGAGATCGTCGACGCGGCCATTCTGGCCGCCATCTGGGTATCGCTTTTGGTCGCCATGATCGCCTTTGGGCGGCTGATTGCGACCCGCCGCGACTGGCCGCTGGATCTGCCGCGCGATCCGAAGGCGCGGCTGTTGGTCGCGCACTTTTTCCGCCGCATGCTGCCCTGGGCGCTCTCCTTTGCGATCGTGCTCGGCATTGGCCAGCTACTATCCGCGAGCTCCGGACGTACGCTGGTGCTGGTCGTGGCCTATATATGCCTGTGCGGGCGGGCGCTGTCGGTGGTGTTCGAAACGGTGATCGCGTTTTTCAGTCGTGGCCACCGCTTTACCGCGGTACAGCAGCTGCAAAACCAGGCGCTTCGCGGACTCTTTTTGATCGGCGCGTTGATTGCGCTGGGTGACGCGGTCAACTCGGTTCGCCTGGTCGACCTGCTTGGCGTCGAGCTCGCAGGCCTGGTGTCCGTGCTCACCAACATGCTGGCGGCGCTTTTAGCGGCTCGCTTCATCATCAAGTTCAAGCGCCCGATTCGCCACTTGATCTGCAACCGCCCCTACAAGCAGCGCCGCGACGCCAGCGCCGCGGTTGAAATGGTCCGCACCCTGGGCGGGCTTTGGCACATTCCGGCGCTTTTGATGGTAGGCGGCTCGCTGTTGGCGATCTTCATCACCGTAGGCGACGTGGCCACGGCCCTGGCCCGCTCGATCGTCTCGGCGAGTCTTCTGGTCGTCACGTTGGTCGTGACCGGGCTTTTACGCCGCCAGGCCGAGCGGCTGACCAAGCGCCGCCATCGCCGCCGCCATAGCCAGTACCGCAAGCGCCTGGAGCGCTTTGGTTTCGTGCTGGCGCACCTGTGCGCGTGGATGGTGTTCGCCGAGCTCTCGATGCAAGTGTGGGGCGGCTCGCTGTTCGGCCTCGGTCAGCAGGCGGTGGCCAGCGCTCGCATTGGCCAGGCACTGGTGAGTCTGGGCGCGACCGTGTTGATCGCCTGGCTTGTCTGGATTTTCGCCGATACCGCCATTTCGCGGGCGCTGACCTCGTCGGCGCGCTCGCGGGGTCGGCGGGTCAATCAGGCCCGCGCCCAGACGATCACGCCGATGATTCGCAACGTCATCTTCGTCACCATTTTGATCATTGCGGTGATCGTGGGGCTGGCCAATATCGGCGTCAACGTCACGCCGCTACTCGCCGGTGCCGGTGTCATCGGTCTGGCGATCGGTTTTGGCGCTCAGACCCTGGTGCAGGATTTGATCACCGGCATCTTCATTTTGATCGAGGATTCGCTGGCGGTGGATGACTTCGTCCAGATCAACAGCCACATGGGCACCGTCGAAGGCCTGACGTTAAGAACCGTGAAGCTGCGCGATCTCGACGGCGTGGTGCATATCATCACGTTCAGCCGGATCGAGTCGATCCACAACATGTCGCGCCAGTTCGGTATCGCCCTGATGCGCATTCGTATCCCGTATGACATGCGCATCGACGACGCCATCACGCTGATGCAGGAGACCGCCCAGGAGCTTCGAAAGGACCCGATGATGCGCCATTACATCTGGTCGCCGCTGGAGATGCAGGGCGTGCAGGGCTTCGAGGATGGCTGCCCGATTCTGCGCATGCGCTTTCGCACCGCCCCGGAGATGCAGTGGGACGTATCCCGGGCGTTCAACCTGATGCTCAAGCAGCGGATGGAAGCGCAGAACATCGATCTTGGCGTGCCGCGGCTCAGTCTCAGCATGGAGCCTCGCTCGCAGGAAGAGATCGAGGAGAGTGCCGGCACCGATTTCTTCATGGATGCCAGCGGGGAAGAGCCGCAAGGCCCGCGCCAGCGCCCCGCGCGGCCCAAGCCAGCCCCGCGCCCCACCCAGGCGGAAAAGCGCAAGGATGAGCGCACAGCACAGCAGGCTACATCGCAGCAGACCAAGTCACAAAAAACCAAGCCACGCGAGCAGGGGCAGCCCCAAAGCGAGGCCTACGCCAGCCCCCATGGCGAACACGGTGACGAGTAG
- a CDS encoding J domain-containing protein: MPAARFSRFERVLIESRSRVESAALLLLAWVLCKRPELSPTQRLQRLARAGAQFRYATGLKQLLEIAGEQDVSALQLAAEVVQSESTPARRLTILQQAIGLATDDGTLSPSNHYVLRFLADVLAFEPAALATLFGELTGHALTPAEDISRSDYWLREDAAFRQAQAERARAEQQAEQQRAREREKARERAEQANEQARRERDRSERASNSAHDPSGAYKSRRALAVLGLSPGATREEIRRAYRRLAQLHHPDRAYAKSEHHVALASQRFQRIKNAYDYLIKAST, encoded by the coding sequence ATGCCCGCCGCCCGCTTCTCTCGTTTCGAGCGTGTGCTGATCGAAAGCCGTAGCCGGGTGGAGTCGGCGGCGCTGCTATTGCTGGCCTGGGTGCTGTGCAAGCGCCCGGAGCTCTCGCCGACCCAGCGACTTCAGCGTTTGGCCCGAGCCGGCGCGCAGTTTCGCTACGCCACCGGGCTCAAACAGCTGCTCGAAATCGCCGGCGAGCAGGACGTGAGCGCGCTGCAGCTGGCCGCCGAGGTCGTACAGAGCGAGTCGACCCCGGCGCGGCGACTCACCATCCTGCAGCAAGCCATCGGGCTTGCCACCGACGACGGCACGCTATCGCCTTCCAACCACTACGTGCTGCGCTTTTTAGCCGACGTGTTGGCCTTCGAGCCCGCCGCGCTCGCCACGCTTTTTGGCGAGCTGACCGGTCACGCGCTCACACCGGCCGAAGACATCAGCCGAAGCGACTATTGGCTGCGCGAGGACGCCGCCTTTCGGCAGGCCCAGGCCGAGCGCGCCCGGGCCGAACAGCAGGCCGAGCAGCAGCGCGCCCGCGAAAGGGAAAAGGCGCGGGAAAGAGCCGAGCAGGCCAACGAGCAGGCGCGCCGCGAGCGCGACCGCTCCGAGCGCGCCTCCAACAGTGCCCATGACCCTTCCGGCGCCTACAAAAGCCGCCGGGCGCTGGCGGTGCTGGGCCTTTCCCCCGGCGCTACGCGTGAGGAGATCCGTCGCGCTTATCGACGCCTGGCGCAGCTCCATCACCCGGACCGTGCCTATGCCAAAAGCGAGCACCACGTGGCGCTCGCCTCGCAGCGTTTTCAACGGATCAAAAACGCCTATGATTATCTGATCAAGGCGAGCACCTGA
- a CDS encoding aminotransferase class V-fold PLP-dependent enzyme — protein MAALLPNVDPNGLLEYSVVYTDRSLNHMSQRFQDVMRDISATLKEVYNADASIIVPGSGTFGMEAVARQFAQNEKVLILRNGWFSYRWTQIIEMGRLTDDHTALKARRLDPANARSPFAPVPAAEVAERIRAEKPAVVFAPQVETSAGVLLPDDYIREVASAAREVGALFVLDAIAAGTLWVDMQDLNVDVVVSAPQKGWSGQPCCAMVMLGSRAVERLENTQSNSFACDLGKWHAIMQAYENGGHAYHATMPTDALTTLRDIMQETREYGFDKVKQEQIDLGLEVRAMLARQGFDSVAAEGFQAPGVVVSYTDDAGIVGKLAGAGVQVAGGVPLMCDEGDDFQTFRIGLFGLDKLHHTERSVDKLERAIEQVKS, from the coding sequence ATGGCGGCTCTGTTGCCCAACGTCGACCCCAACGGTCTGCTCGAATACTCCGTGGTCTACACCGACCGCTCGCTGAACCACATGTCCCAGCGCTTTCAGGACGTGATGCGTGATATCTCCGCCACGCTCAAGGAGGTGTACAACGCCGATGCCAGTATCATCGTGCCCGGCAGCGGCACCTTCGGCATGGAAGCGGTGGCCCGCCAGTTTGCCCAGAACGAGAAAGTGCTGATCCTGCGCAACGGCTGGTTCAGCTACCGCTGGACCCAGATCATCGAGATGGGCCGGCTGACCGATGACCACACCGCGCTCAAGGCGCGCCGCCTCGACCCGGCAAACGCCCGCTCGCCCTTCGCGCCGGTGCCGGCCGCCGAGGTCGCCGAGCGCATTCGCGCGGAGAAACCCGCGGTGGTGTTCGCCCCTCAGGTGGAAACCTCGGCGGGCGTGCTGCTGCCGGATGACTATATCCGCGAGGTAGCCAGTGCCGCCCGTGAAGTGGGCGCCTTGTTCGTGCTCGACGCCATCGCCGCCGGGACGCTCTGGGTCGACATGCAGGATCTGAACGTCGACGTGGTGGTCAGCGCCCCGCAGAAAGGCTGGAGCGGCCAGCCCTGCTGCGCCATGGTCATGCTGGGAAGCCGCGCCGTCGAGCGCCTGGAGAACACCCAAAGCAACAGTTTTGCCTGCGATCTGGGCAAGTGGCACGCCATCATGCAGGCTTACGAGAACGGCGGCCACGCCTACCACGCCACCATGCCCACCGACGCGCTCACGACACTGCGCGACATCATGCAGGAGACCCGCGAGTACGGCTTCGACAAGGTGAAGCAGGAGCAGATCGACCTGGGGCTGGAGGTACGCGCCATGCTGGCCCGCCAGGGCTTTGATAGCGTGGCCGCCGAGGGCTTTCAGGCGCCGGGCGTGGTGGTCAGCTACACAGACGATGCCGGCATCGTCGGCAAGCTTGCCGGGGCCGGCGTGCAGGTCGCCGGCGGCGTGCCGCTGATGTGCGACGAAGGCGACGACTTCCAGACCTTTCGCATCGGGCTTTTCGGCCTGGACAAGCTGCACCACACCGAGCGCAGCGTCGACAAGCTCGAGCGCGCGATCGAACAGGTAAAGTCCTGA
- the cdd gene encoding cytidine deaminase: protein MKVETTLLESLTQALGRAYVPYSDHPVAAVMETPDGERFVGCNVEVAHYKGICAEGSALSAMVTGGKRTLARVFVMGPGEHLCTPCGDCRQRIREFATPETEIHVVSRDGEVLKTYTMESLLPDAFGPEQLPPR, encoded by the coding sequence ATGAAGGTAGAAACCACTCTGCTCGAGTCGCTCACCCAGGCGCTCGGGCGCGCCTACGTACCCTACTCCGACCACCCGGTGGCCGCCGTAATGGAGACGCCGGACGGCGAGCGTTTCGTCGGCTGCAACGTCGAGGTAGCGCACTATAAAGGCATCTGCGCCGAAGGGTCGGCGCTTTCCGCCATGGTGACCGGCGGAAAGCGAACGCTTGCCCGCGTGTTTGTAATGGGCCCGGGCGAGCACCTGTGTACGCCCTGCGGTGACTGCCGTCAGCGCATCCGCGAGTTCGCCACGCCCGAGACCGAAATCCACGTCGTCTCCCGCGACGGAGAGGTGCTCAAGACCTACACCATGGAGTCGCTGCTGCCGGATGCCTTCGGCCCCGAGCAATTGCCGCCGCGCTAA
- the deoD gene encoding purine-nucleoside phosphorylase: MATPHINAEPGDFADTVLMPGDPLRAKYIAETYLENVRQVNDVRGMLGFTGTYQGVDVSVMGHGMGIPSVSIYAKELITDYGVKSIIRVGSCGAVRDDVNVRDVVIGLGASTDSKVNRMRFNDHDFAALGDFEWASHAVAAAKAQNVPVKVGNIFSADLFYNPQEHMAELMKRFNIVGVEMEAAGLYGVAAEFGARALTICTVSDHILKGDSLSSADRQNTFNDMMTVALEAVLRDKGVHATEKA; this comes from the coding sequence ATGGCAACGCCGCACATCAACGCAGAACCCGGCGATTTCGCCGATACCGTGCTCATGCCCGGCGACCCGCTGCGGGCGAAGTACATCGCCGAGACTTATCTGGAGAACGTGCGTCAGGTGAACGACGTGCGCGGCATGCTCGGCTTCACCGGCACCTACCAGGGCGTGGACGTCTCGGTGATGGGCCACGGCATGGGCATTCCGTCGGTCTCGATCTACGCCAAGGAGCTGATCACCGATTACGGGGTGAAATCGATCATTCGCGTAGGCTCGTGTGGGGCGGTACGCGACGACGTCAACGTGCGCGACGTGGTGATCGGCCTCGGTGCCAGCACCGACTCCAAGGTCAACCGTATGCGTTTCAACGACCACGACTTCGCCGCCCTTGGCGATTTCGAGTGGGCGAGCCACGCCGTCGCCGCCGCCAAGGCGCAGAACGTGCCGGTCAAGGTGGGCAACATCTTTTCCGCGGATCTTTTCTACAACCCGCAGGAGCACATGGCCGAGCTGATGAAGCGCTTCAACATCGTCGGCGTGGAGATGGAAGCCGCGGGGCTTTACGGCGTCGCCGCCGAGTTTGGTGCCCGGGCGCTGACGATCTGTACCGTTTCGGATCACATCCTCAAGGGCGACTCGCTCTCGAGTGCCGATCGCCAGAACACCTTCAACGACATGATGACCGTCGCGCTCGAGGCCGTACTGCGCGACAAGGGCGTGCACGCCACGGAGAAAGCATGA
- a CDS encoding phosphopentomutase, which produces MRRAIVVVLDSFGIGSAPDAAAFGDEGADTLGHIAAACARGEADTDDRCGPLKLPNMGKLGLFHAHRDATGAVAEGVELPEELTGAYAHAQEISSGKDTPSGHWEIAGVPVRFDWGYFLDKEQSFPPELLEKIKDQAELPGTLGNCHASGTEIIARLGEEHVQSGKPIVYTSADSVFQIAAHEEHFGLERLYALCETVRELLEPYNIGRVIARPFVGESADSFERTGNRRDYSIEPPTPTVLQKLQESGGEVVSIGKIADIYAHCGITHKVKASGHDALMEATLGEIARTDSRDKPTFIMANFVDFDSLYGHRRDIKGYASALEHFDARLPELLDALDEDDLLVLTADHGCDPSWKGTEHTREYVPILVHGATFTPGPLGKRDTFADIGQTLADYFVLRALDDGESFLPRVA; this is translated from the coding sequence ATGCGACGCGCGATTGTAGTGGTACTCGACTCCTTCGGCATCGGCTCGGCGCCGGACGCCGCGGCGTTCGGCGATGAAGGCGCCGACACCCTGGGCCATATCGCCGCCGCCTGCGCGCGTGGCGAGGCGGATACCGATGACCGATGCGGCCCCCTGAAGCTGCCCAACATGGGCAAGCTCGGGCTTTTCCACGCCCACCGTGACGCCACCGGCGCCGTGGCCGAAGGCGTCGAGCTTCCCGAGGAGCTGACCGGCGCTTACGCCCACGCCCAGGAGATCTCCAGCGGCAAGGACACGCCTTCCGGGCACTGGGAGATCGCCGGCGTCCCGGTGCGCTTCGACTGGGGCTACTTCCTCGATAAAGAGCAGAGCTTCCCGCCGGAGCTTCTGGAAAAAATCAAGGACCAAGCCGAGCTTCCCGGCACGCTCGGTAACTGCCACGCCTCGGGCACCGAGATCATCGCGCGCCTGGGCGAAGAGCACGTCCAGTCCGGCAAGCCGATCGTCTACACCTCGGCGGACTCGGTGTTTCAAATCGCCGCCCACGAGGAGCACTTTGGCCTTGAGCGCCTTTACGCGCTGTGCGAAACCGTGCGCGAGCTGCTCGAGCCCTACAACATCGGTCGGGTCATCGCCCGCCCGTTCGTGGGTGAGAGCGCCGATAGCTTCGAGCGCACCGGTAATCGCCGCGACTACAGCATCGAGCCGCCGACGCCAACGGTGCTGCAAAAGCTCCAGGAGTCCGGCGGCGAGGTGGTGTCGATCGGCAAGATCGCCGATATCTACGCCCACTGCGGCATCACCCACAAGGTGAAGGCGAGCGGCCACGACGCGCTGATGGAGGCAACGCTTGGCGAGATCGCACGTACCGATAGCCGCGACAAGCCAACCTTCATCATGGCCAACTTCGTCGATTTCGACTCGCTCTACGGCCACCGCCGCGATATCAAAGGCTACGCGAGCGCACTCGAGCACTTCGACGCCCGCCTGCCGGAGCTTCTGGACGCGCTCGACGAGGACGATCTGCTGGTGCTGACCGCGGATCACGGCTGCGACCCGAGCTGGAAAGGCACCGAGCACACCCGCGAATACGTGCCGATTCTGGTGCATGGCGCCACCTTTACGCCGGGCCCGCTTGGCAAGCGCGATACCTTCGCCGATATCGGCCAGACCCTGGCTGACTACTTCGTACTGCGCGCCCTCGACGACGGCGAGAGCTTTTTGCCCCGCGTCGCGTGA